The following proteins come from a genomic window of Paenibacillus spongiae:
- a CDS encoding ABC transporter ATP-binding protein — MNSIIEIKDVTWRRDDKTILEDVNWKVNPGEHWAVLGLNGSGKTTLLNMINGYIWPTKGQVSVLGHRFGEVDLRDLRKSIGWVSSSLQERIYANERTQHVVISGKHASIGLYEKPTEDDYAQAVMWMKQLGCAHLYDRVYQGCSQGEKQKILIARALMASPKLLVLDEACNGLDFISREALLKSIQELAVSPDAPHILFVTHHIEEIVPDFTHTVLIRRGTVFASGRTSDVLSSSVLSDFFETPVEVNWRNNRAWLTAGNDSSNIE, encoded by the coding sequence ATGAATTCCATTATTGAAATTAAGGACGTGACTTGGAGAAGAGACGATAAGACGATTCTTGAAGATGTAAATTGGAAGGTGAATCCGGGCGAGCATTGGGCGGTATTGGGATTGAACGGTTCGGGTAAGACAACGCTGCTCAATATGATCAATGGCTATATTTGGCCCACGAAGGGACAAGTGTCCGTATTGGGGCATCGTTTCGGCGAAGTGGATCTGCGCGATCTGCGCAAATCGATCGGATGGGTCAGCTCCTCGCTGCAGGAACGAATCTATGCGAATGAACGTACGCAGCATGTTGTCATAAGCGGCAAGCACGCCTCAATCGGCTTGTATGAGAAACCGACCGAGGACGATTATGCCCAAGCGGTGATGTGGATGAAGCAGCTGGGATGTGCCCATCTTTATGACCGCGTATATCAAGGCTGCTCTCAAGGGGAGAAGCAGAAAATCCTCATTGCCCGTGCGTTGATGGCTTCGCCGAAGCTGCTTGTTCTGGACGAAGCGTGCAATGGACTTGACTTTATCTCGAGAGAAGCTCTGCTCAAGAGCATCCAAGAGCTGGCTGTATCGCCTGATGCGCCTCATATTCTGTTCGTCACTCATCATATAGAAGAGATCGTTCCGGACTTCACGCATACGGTCTTAATTCGACGGGGCACCGTATTTGCCTCAGGCCGAACTTCCGATGTATTGAGCAGCTCCGTGTTATCGGATTTTTTCGAAACGCCGGTTGAAGTGAATTGGCGGAATAATCGGGCGTGGCTTACGGCTGGTAATGATTCCTCGAACATCGAATGA
- a CDS encoding SulP family inorganic anion transporter: protein MKWTGRFEGYHTAAFRKDLISGLIVGIIAIPLGMAFAIAVGVKPEYGIYTTIVAGILISLFGGSKFQIGGPTGAYIPILFAVVIQYGYENLLIAGFLAGILLVLMGVFKLGALIKFIPRPVTIGFTAGIAVIIFSGQIANFLGLSSIEKHENFLPNMKEIAIHLTTTNIYSVITAVLCLVVILLTPKFLPKVPGSLVGLVVSSAAAAVFFKGDVATIGSAFGAIPSTLPQFQFPEITWDRIETLIRPAFIIAMLGGIESLLSAVVADGMTGSRHNSNRELIGQGIANMVTPLFGGIPATGAIARTATNIKNGAVSPLSGIVHGIVVLLVLMMFAPYASEIPLASMAPILMLVAWNMSERKEFVHVLKTRTGDSVVLVLTFLLTVFTNLTTAVEVGLILAVILFVKRMSSVMRVAKVLPDPMAKHEKVMPHMVTEGHDCPQISIYTIEGPLFFGAANMFEKSIMDTIHQRPKVFILRMGKVPLMDTTGESHLASLAKHFMKLGGMLLLSGVQQQPLDVMKRTGLYTFIGAGHFFEHTGKAIDYALLQLDSNKCLGCQHFAFRECTSLSDKDVTREGDIQHRFIPDPMKTHL, encoded by the coding sequence ATGAAATGGACGGGAAGATTTGAAGGGTACCATACAGCCGCATTTCGCAAGGATCTCATTTCAGGTCTGATTGTCGGCATAATCGCCATTCCATTAGGAATGGCGTTTGCTATTGCCGTTGGGGTTAAACCAGAATATGGAATTTATACAACCATCGTCGCAGGTATATTAATTTCCTTGTTCGGCGGCTCTAAATTCCAAATTGGCGGTCCAACCGGCGCTTATATTCCGATCCTCTTCGCTGTCGTCATTCAATATGGATACGAGAATTTATTGATTGCCGGATTTCTGGCCGGCATTCTCCTTGTACTTATGGGGGTATTTAAACTTGGAGCGTTGATTAAGTTCATTCCCCGCCCGGTGACCATCGGATTTACCGCCGGCATCGCCGTGATTATTTTCAGCGGACAAATTGCCAACTTTCTAGGTCTGAGCAGCATCGAGAAACATGAGAATTTCCTCCCCAATATGAAGGAAATCGCAATTCATCTGACAACCACGAATATCTACAGTGTCATTACAGCCGTGCTTTGTCTTGTTGTCATCCTCCTTACGCCCAAATTTCTGCCGAAAGTTCCAGGTTCCTTAGTTGGCCTTGTTGTATCAAGTGCAGCGGCTGCCGTGTTCTTCAAAGGAGACGTAGCAACGATAGGATCGGCATTCGGAGCCATCCCAAGTACATTGCCTCAATTTCAATTTCCGGAAATAACGTGGGATCGCATTGAAACGTTAATCCGGCCAGCTTTCATCATTGCCATGCTGGGCGGTATTGAGTCTTTGTTATCGGCCGTTGTTGCCGACGGCATGACCGGTAGCCGTCATAACAGCAATCGCGAGCTTATCGGACAAGGCATTGCCAATATGGTGACACCGCTCTTTGGCGGCATTCCGGCGACCGGCGCCATTGCACGGACAGCAACCAATATCAAGAACGGTGCTGTCTCGCCGCTATCGGGTATCGTGCACGGGATTGTTGTTCTATTGGTCCTTATGATGTTCGCGCCTTATGCATCTGAGATACCGCTTGCAAGCATGGCTCCGATCCTGATGCTGGTGGCTTGGAATATGAGCGAACGCAAAGAATTTGTTCATGTCTTGAAAACAAGAACGGGCGATTCGGTTGTACTCGTCCTTACCTTCTTGCTGACTGTATTTACGAATCTAACTACCGCGGTAGAAGTCGGACTCATTCTAGCCGTCATCTTGTTTGTGAAGCGAATGAGCAGCGTAATGAGAGTGGCCAAAGTGCTGCCCGATCCAATGGCTAAACACGAGAAAGTTATGCCGCATATGGTAACCGAAGGCCATGATTGTCCTCAAATAAGTATCTATACCATTGAAGGCCCTCTCTTCTTCGGTGCCGCTAACATGTTTGAGAAGTCGATCATGGACACCATACATCAACGACCGAAAGTATTCATTCTACGGATGGGCAAAGTGCCCTTGATGGATACGACCGGCGAATCTCATCTGGCCAGCCTGGCAAAACACTTCATGAAATTGGGCGGAATGCTTCTTCTATCGGGCGTTCAGCAGCAGCCTTTGGATGTTATGAAGAGAACGGGTTTATATACGTTTATTGGGGCTGGTCATTTTTTTGAGCATACGGGTAAGGCGATTGACTACGCATTACTTCAACTGGACTCCAATAAATGCCTGGGTTGTCAACACTTCGCTTTCCGTGAATGCACCTCATTATCTGACAAGGATGTCACAAGGGAAGGGGATATCCAACATCGTTTTATTCCTGATCCAATGAAAACGCATCTTTAA
- a CDS encoding class I SAM-dependent methyltransferase: MNAYEEVCHWEKTEAAEIMKQCGVTAGMTVMDFGCGHGHYTIPAAIAVGSEGRVFGIEKVKKIAKKASQRLEAAGITNAEIHHCDHHGLHAIADESVDFVMMYDVIHHAPHHELIQAMKARLKTKGILSFLAFKDICGYKSSELEPTLARVTADIERAGFVRMNPIPNTGVHFDHFHSTYHWKRYGEVRLSSLERGTIYNFQKIEAS, from the coding sequence TTGAACGCGTACGAAGAGGTATGTCATTGGGAGAAGACCGAGGCAGCGGAGATCATGAAGCAATGCGGAGTGACAGCTGGCATGACCGTCATGGATTTCGGATGCGGCCATGGGCATTATACCATTCCAGCAGCTATTGCGGTTGGCTCAGAAGGCAGAGTATTCGGAATCGAGAAGGTGAAGAAAATCGCGAAGAAAGCCTCGCAAAGGCTGGAAGCGGCCGGTATAACGAATGCCGAAATACATCATTGCGATCATCATGGACTCCATGCTATTGCCGACGAAAGCGTAGATTTTGTCATGATGTATGATGTAATCCATCATGCTCCGCATCATGAGCTGATCCAAGCGATGAAAGCTCGTCTCAAGACGAAGGGAATTCTATCATTCTTAGCGTTTAAAGATATTTGCGGATACAAATCATCCGAATTAGAACCGACGCTGGCGCGGGTCACGGCTGACATTGAGCGTGCCGGATTTGTACGGATGAACCCTATACCGAATACCGGCGTTCATTTCGATCACTTCCATAGCACCTACCATTGGAAGCGATATGGCGAAGTGCGATTAAGCTCGCTGGAACGCGGCACGATTTATAATTTTCAGAAGATTGAAGCCAGCTAA
- a CDS encoding transglutaminase-like domain-containing protein, whose protein sequence is MILTCESNFWDDYLAESDEVDYRHDSIQEIATELFAASTDENDYVKRAFEFVRDEISHSWDIQSTRITRKASEVLLYKEGICYAKSNLLCAILRTKGIPVGFCYQRLTIGDTPDTGYCIHAMNAVFFKSHGAWKRLDARGNKAGIEAEFNLDEERLAFPVRQEYMEADYPVIYMDPNPNTMNTLKQHTDCLTMYLHGLPTHL, encoded by the coding sequence TTGATTTTGACTTGCGAATCGAATTTTTGGGATGATTACTTGGCAGAATCGGACGAGGTGGACTATCGTCATGATTCCATTCAAGAGATAGCTACCGAATTATTTGCCGCATCAACGGACGAGAATGATTATGTGAAGAGAGCCTTTGAATTTGTTCGTGACGAAATCAGCCATTCATGGGACATCCAAAGCACGCGAATTACCAGGAAAGCATCTGAAGTGCTGCTCTATAAGGAAGGGATTTGTTATGCCAAATCCAATCTCTTATGCGCGATATTACGTACCAAGGGCATACCGGTCGGATTTTGCTATCAGCGGCTTACAATTGGCGATACGCCGGATACCGGATACTGCATACATGCTATGAATGCGGTCTTCTTCAAGTCGCATGGAGCGTGGAAGCGTTTGGATGCCCGCGGTAATAAAGCTGGAATCGAAGCGGAATTCAATTTGGATGAAGAGAGACTGGCTTTCCCGGTAAGGCAGGAATATATGGAAGCGGATTATCCGGTTATTTATATGGACCCGAATCCCAACACGATGAATACGTTGAAGCAGCATACCGACTGCTTAACGATGTACCTTCATGGTTTACCTACTCATTTATAA
- a CDS encoding phosphotransferase enzyme family protein — protein MALFPVTHSILSQRALAAEVLPHYFGGSPSECRLLVRGMNDTYLVHSEGTRYILRAYRHGHRSLQDIRHELDLLQYLHSRSIGVAAPLTRLDGQYATEIQAPEGTRYAALFAYAPGHMLPLSPETAGRYGQAAARLHAIMNTFVSKHRRYQIDLKHLLDDRVPWILPLLEHRPEDQLFVNRVWRFLREHLDSIAPHLRWGMCHGDLNGGNCHTDNEGNLTFFDFDCEGPGWPAYDAAVFNWSVRDMSDRHYARQLWQAYLDAYQHVLPLSEMELASIPYFVAARQLWLVGLHCQHADEWSYGNLSEAYFDRRLRILHELVHEHDWKL, from the coding sequence ATGGCGTTGTTTCCGGTCACGCATTCAATTTTATCGCAGCGTGCTCTTGCTGCTGAAGTATTACCGCATTACTTTGGGGGATCGCCGTCAGAATGCCGGCTGCTCGTTCGAGGCATGAATGATACTTATCTCGTTCATTCGGAAGGCACACGCTATATACTGCGGGCTTATCGACATGGACACCGCAGCTTGCAGGATATTCGGCACGAATTAGACCTGCTGCAGTATCTGCATTCGAGAAGCATTGGCGTTGCAGCTCCTCTCACTCGGCTGGACGGCCAATATGCAACGGAGATTCAAGCACCTGAAGGAACGCGTTACGCTGCTTTGTTTGCTTATGCTCCCGGTCATATGCTTCCGCTATCGCCTGAAACAGCTGGCCGGTATGGACAAGCTGCTGCCAGGCTCCACGCAATCATGAATACGTTCGTATCGAAGCACCGCCGTTATCAGATTGATCTGAAGCATCTGTTGGATGACCGCGTACCTTGGATTCTGCCGTTACTCGAGCACAGGCCCGAAGACCAGCTGTTCGTCAACCGCGTGTGGCGATTCCTTCGTGAACACCTCGACAGCATAGCTCCTCATTTGAGGTGGGGGATGTGCCACGGCGATCTGAACGGCGGTAATTGTCATACCGATAATGAAGGCAATCTGACATTCTTTGACTTCGATTGTGAAGGGCCGGGATGGCCAGCTTATGACGCAGCTGTCTTCAATTGGTCCGTTCGCGATATGTCCGACCGGCACTATGCAAGGCAGCTGTGGCAAGCATACTTGGATGCCTACCAGCACGTGCTGCCCTTATCAGAGATGGAACTGGCATCGATCCCCTATTTTGTCGCTGCGCGGCAGCTATGGCTTGTCGGGCTCCACTGTCAGCATGCCGATGAATGGTCCTACGGAAATCTGAGCGAGGCATATTTTGACAGGCGTCTTCGAATCCTTCATGAACTGGTTCACGAGCATGATTGGAAGCTCTGA
- a CDS encoding DUF2277 domain-containing protein, whose product MCRNIKTLFNFDPPATEDEIQAASLQFVRKLSGFNSPSKANEEAFNQAIEEVTEAARKLLASLVTNAEPRNREVEIEKARVRNAIRFGNENQV is encoded by the coding sequence ATGTGCAGAAATATTAAGACCCTCTTTAACTTCGACCCGCCAGCGACTGAAGATGAAATCCAAGCAGCTTCCCTGCAATTCGTAAGAAAGCTGTCTGGCTTCAATTCGCCTTCGAAGGCTAATGAAGAAGCATTTAATCAGGCAATTGAAGAAGTAACAGAGGCTGCCCGCAAATTATTGGCTTCACTCGTTACCAATGCCGAGCCTCGGAACAGGGAAGTCGAAATCGAAAAGGCACGCGTCAGAAATGCCATCCGATTCGGAAACGAAAACCAGGTGTAG
- a CDS encoding ArsR/SmtB family transcription factor, which yields MNPNIQQFKADFFKALAHPMRIRILEVLSEGDRNVNELQSILGSEGSAVSQQLSVLRNKNVVTGIKDGTSVIYSLRDPLIKDLLAVTKQIFDNHLVDAISLLEVIRNEP from the coding sequence ATGAATCCGAACATCCAACAGTTTAAAGCCGATTTTTTTAAAGCGCTGGCGCATCCGATGAGAATCCGTATTCTTGAGGTTCTGAGCGAAGGAGATCGAAACGTAAACGAATTGCAGAGTATTCTGGGTTCGGAAGGTTCGGCCGTGTCTCAACAATTGTCGGTATTACGAAATAAAAATGTGGTTACGGGCATAAAAGACGGAACCTCGGTCATTTATTCGTTACGCGACCCGTTGATTAAGGATCTGCTGGCTGTAACGAAGCAGATCTTCGATAACCATCTCGTCGATGCGATATCATTACTTGAGGTCATCCGGAATGAACCTTAA
- a CDS encoding pentapeptide repeat-containing protein has protein sequence MGHKQKDKELKIETPRIPQNLSELIVEDIQSGDYFEMGVIQDAFLDNRTANKVCFDKVIFRHINFTGTSFHQLELTDVIFEKCDLSNVDFSNAIIHRAEFRNCKLVGIDLSHATIMNVLFNECMGNYATFRFAQLKQVIIQGSSFQSADFYTTKLKKIALHSTNINKSQFSGTKLEGIDLSDCEFNGLGVEVEDLKGCLISREQAYVFANLFGLVVKE, from the coding sequence ATGGGTCATAAACAGAAGGATAAAGAATTGAAAATAGAAACGCCTAGAATACCGCAAAACTTGTCCGAACTGATCGTCGAAGATATTCAATCCGGGGATTACTTCGAAATGGGTGTCATTCAAGATGCGTTTCTTGACAATCGAACGGCGAATAAGGTCTGCTTCGATAAAGTTATTTTTCGTCATATAAATTTCACAGGCACCTCGTTTCATCAGCTCGAACTTACCGATGTTATATTCGAAAAATGCGATTTGTCGAATGTCGATTTCAGCAACGCGATTATTCATCGGGCGGAATTCAGAAACTGTAAGCTCGTCGGCATCGACCTGTCCCATGCGACGATCATGAATGTTCTTTTCAACGAATGTATGGGCAATTATGCTACCTTCCGGTTTGCTCAGCTGAAGCAAGTGATCATTCAGGGAAGCTCGTTTCAGAGTGCGGATTTCTACACAACCAAATTGAAGAAGATAGCTTTGCACAGCACCAATATCAATAAGTCACAGTTCTCCGGCACAAAGCTGGAGGGCATCGATTTAAGCGATTGTGAATTCAATGGGCTAGGCGTTGAGGTCGAGGATCTCAAAGGTTGTCTTATCTCCCGTGAACAAGCTTATGTATTTGCCAATCTCTTCGGACTAGTTGTGAAAGAATAA
- a CDS encoding GNAT family N-acetyltransferase yields MNTVIHSDLNDNIFMIACENIILREYRYEDLDAIHALTMQPEIIEFLPDWNVPKEQRRDWLVNYELVDNNRFLAAAAESGNVEQLRLRLGIILQATGEFIGWCCTGIKEELPPPSREIMFAISSEHRNKGYTTQAVQGLVKYLFENTNVEELNAIALPRNLSSNRVIQKSGFDFLTIMMIEGEAYNHYKLVKRKD; encoded by the coding sequence ATGAACACAGTGATCCATTCCGATTTGAACGACAATATTTTCATGATCGCGTGTGAAAATATTATATTACGAGAGTATAGATACGAGGATTTGGACGCTATCCATGCGCTTACGATGCAGCCTGAGATCATCGAATTCTTGCCTGACTGGAATGTTCCTAAGGAACAACGGCGCGATTGGTTAGTAAATTACGAATTGGTTGACAATAATCGGTTCTTAGCAGCAGCTGCAGAATCCGGCAATGTTGAACAACTCCGCCTGCGGCTGGGGATTATTTTACAGGCTACAGGAGAATTTATCGGTTGGTGCTGCACCGGCATCAAAGAGGAGCTGCCGCCGCCGAGCAGAGAGATCATGTTCGCGATATCCAGCGAGCATCGAAACAAAGGCTATACGACTCAAGCGGTGCAAGGATTAGTCAAGTATTTGTTTGAGAATACCAATGTAGAAGAGCTTAACGCGATCGCTTTGCCGCGGAACCTGTCTTCGAACAGAGTCATTCAAAAAAGCGGCTTCGATTTTCTAACTATCATGATGATTGAAGGTGAGGCGTACAATCATTATAAGCTTGTTAAACGAAAAGATTGA